One genomic segment of Gossypium arboreum isolate Shixiya-1 chromosome 3, ASM2569848v2, whole genome shotgun sequence includes these proteins:
- the LOC108474759 gene encoding chitinase 9-like: protein MRLHTLLFSSLFLSYAVVLATAVQCGVEAGGALCPGGICCSRWGYCGTTDSYCLVENGCQLNCTDGDSGGGGGGGGGGGGSGGDGGALGDIISSEMFEEMLPYRNYPRCPAANFYTYDAFIAAAKLYPDFAATGDNDTWKREVAAFLGQTSHETNGGWDGAPGGRYAWGYCFNEEVGCPPGYCDNNPNYPCYAGVNYCGRGPIQLSWNYNYGQFGESIGQKEELLQRPEVLKTNVTMSFMSALWFWMTAQPPKPSCHSVITGEWTPTDLDIAAGQLPGYGVITNIINGGLECGHGPDDRVKHRINYYERYCDMLGVSYGPNLDCYNQRPFNWGLLLESI from the exons ATGAGATTACATACGTTGTTATTTTCTTCATTGTTTTTATCCTATGCGGTGGTTCTAGCCACAGCTGTGCAATGTGGCGTGGAAGCCGGTGGTGCTTTATGTCCTGGTGGCATATGTTGTAGCAGATGGGGCTATTGTGGCACCACTGACAGCTACTGCCTCGTGGAAAATGGTTGTCAACTTAATTGCACTGATGGTGACTCTGGTGGTGGTGGCGGTGGCGGCGGAGGAGGCGGAGGCAGCGGCGGTGACGGTGGTGCACTTGGTGACATTATATCGAGTGAAATGTTCGAAGAGATGCTGCCATATAGGAACTATCCTCGATGCCCAGCCGCTAACTTCTACACCTACGATGCTTTCATAGCTGCCGCAAAGTTGTATCCGGACTTTGCGGCGACAGGGGATAACGACACTTGGAAAAGGGAAGTTGCTGCTTTCTTAGGCCAAACTTCCCACGAAACTAACG GTGGATGGGATGGTGCACCCGGTGGTCGATATGCATGGGGATATTGCTTCAATGAGGAAGTAGGTTGCCCTCCAGGTTATTGCGATAATAACCCAAATTATCCATGTTATGCTGGTGTAAACTATTGTGGCCGCGGACCCATTCAACTTTCTTG GAACTATAACTATGGCCAATTTGGAGAATCCATAGGACAGAAGGAGGAGCTTTTACAACGCCCTGAGGTGCTGAAAACCAATGTTACAATGTCCTTCATGTCTGCTCTCTGGTTCTGGATGACTGCACAACCCCCGAAGCCATCGTGCCACAGTGTGATCACCGGAGAGTGGACACCTACCGATCTCGACATAGCAGCTGGTCAGCTTCCAGGTTACGGTGTGATCACAAATATTATCAATGGCGGCTTGGAATGTGGTCATGGTCCAGACGATAGGGTAAAGCATCGAATTAATTACTATGAAAGGTACTGTGACATGCTTGGAGTTAGCTATGGCCCCAACCTTGATTGCTACAATCAGAGGCCTTTCAACTGGGGTCTCTTATTGGAGTCTATATAG